CGGGCGGTCGCTGGTCGCGGGTTTGGGCGGGATATCGGCCATGGCCGGTAATGTGCCGCCGCCTCCCCGTCGAGACAAGCCCGGCCGCCGCGAACCCCCGCCTTGCGCTTATTCCGGGTCCACGCCCTTCCAACTGATGCGCCAGATCGACTGGCTGGCATCGTCGGCCACGAGCAGGCTGCCATCGGGCGCCACGACCAGGCCGACGGGACGGCCGAAGACCTTGGGCGGATCGTTGCCGCCGATCCAGAACCCGGTCAGGAACGGCTCGTACCAGCCCTTGGGCCTGCCGTTGGCGAAGGGCACGCGCACCACCATGTAGCCCTGCGGCTTGCCGGCGTTCCAGGAGCCATGCAGGGCCACGAAGGCATCGCCGCGATACTCGGCGGGAAACTGCTTGCCGTCATAGAAGACGAGGCCCAGCGGCGCCGAATGCGACCGGAACAGCAGGTCCGGCTCGGTGACCTTGTCACCGCTCACGCCCGCGGGGATCTCGATGTCGGGCTGGCGGTGATTGCCGATATAGAAATAGGGCCAGCCATAGTCGGCGCCCTCCTGGATCCGGGTCAGATAATCCGGCACGAGCCCGTCGCCCAGCCCGTCGCGCTCGTTCACCACCGCATAGAGATCGTGGCTCCCAGGATAGAACGCCAGGCCGACCGGATTGCGGATGCCGGTGGCGACGGTCTTCTGATCGCTGCCATCGGCGGCAAAGCTCTGGATCGAGGCCCGCGGCAGGGGCTCGACCGCGACATTGGACTCCGAGCCGATCGCGACATAGATGCGCGATCCATCGGGGCTGAAGACGAGATTGCGGGTCCAATGGCCCTGCCCTTCGCCGAACGCGCCCTTCGCCGTGATGCGCGTGCGCGATGGCTTCGTCAGGGTCCCCTCGGGCTGGTAGGGCAATTTCCAGATGCCTTCGATGTCGGCCACATAGAGCATGCCGTCATGGAAGGCCATGCCATGCGGCCCGTGAAAACCGGCGGCAAGGATGCGGCTGGAATCGGCGACCCCGTCACCGTCGCTGTCGACGATTCGCGTGATCTGCCCGTCGCGGCCCTCGGAGAGCAGGACCGCGCCGTCGGGCGCGATCGCCAGCCAGCGCGCGCGATCGAAGCCCTTGGCGAAGAGATTGACGGCGAAGCCCGGCGGCAGCTGGAAAGGAGGATGATCCGATGCGGTCACCAGCTCCGAAAAATTGCCGACGGCCTCGGTCGCGTCGGGTGCGGGGAGCGTGGACGGGTCGAGCTGGATATGGGTGCCGGGCGGCTCCGACGGCGAGGCGGCGAAGGCCGCGCCCGAAAGGGTCAGGCCGGTCGCGAGGCAGAGAGCCCTGAAACCGGCGCCGATCGATATCGGGGAGTCCGCTGGCGTCATGTCCGTTTCCTGTCGGGTCGAGGATCCCGCATCCCCGACTATAGCGAGCGACGATCGGAGGCCAACCCGGCTCCGGCCGTGAAGCCGGGCCCGGTTTGTTGTATCAGAGACGGCAATCGCGACCCAATCCCAGCCAACGCCCCCTTCCCGACCCGGTTCCATGGCGCCGTCCCGCAAGACCCTGCCCACCGCCTTCGCCAGCCGGCGTGCCGCCTTCATCGGCGGCATGCGCGAATCGGCGAGCACGCCGGCGCTGGTGCTGGGCGCATCCTTTCTCGGATTCGGCTCGCTCTGCCGGCAGTCGGACTGGACCCTGCCGATGAGCCTGGCCTCCACCACCACCGGCTGGGCCCTGCCGGGCCAGATCACGCTGATCGAGCTCTATGGCGTCGGCGCGTCCGCCGCGGCCATCTTGCTCGCGGTATGGCTCTCGGGCCTGCGGCTGTTGCCGATGACGCTGTCGCTCATGCCCTTCCTGCGCCATCCCGGCACGCCGCGCTGGCGCTATTTCCTCGCCGCCCATTTCATCGCCATCACCGGCTGGGCCAACGGCATGCAGCGCTGTCCGGTGCTGCCCTCCGACCAGCGCCTGCCCTTCTTCATCGGCTTCGGCCTGGTGCTCTGGAGCTTCTCGCTCGTGGCCACGGCCGGCGGGTTCTTCATGGTCGAGTGGCTGCCGGCGACGGTCGGGCTCGGGCTCCTGTTCCTGAATCCGATCTATTTCCTGCTGGTGTTCTCGGTCGACCTGGCCCAGCGCGCCCGCGCCCTGCCGCTGATTCTCGGCGCCATCGCGGGGCCGCTGTTCCATCTCCTCTCGCCGAACTGGAGCCTGCTGCTGACGGGCCTCGTCGCCGGCAGCGCAAGCTTCCTGCTGGAGAAACCCGTGGCGCGCTGGATCGAGGCGCGCAAGACGATGCGGGCGACATCATGAGCGACAACGCAATCTGGCTGCTGATCGCGGGCGCCTTCGTCGTCACTTACATGTGGCGCGGGCTGGGCGTGGCGCTCGGCGGCGGCCTCAGCCTGGACGGACCGCTGTTCCGCTGGATCGCGGCCGTCGCCTACGCGATGCTGGCCGGGCTGATCGCGCGCATGATCCTGCTGCCGCTGGGCGCGCTGAGCGCGACGCCGATTGCCGAGCGACTGCTCGCGGCGGGCATCGCGCTCGCGGTCTTCTACTTCAGCCGGCGCAACATGCTGCTGGCGGTGTTTTCCGGCGCCGCCGCCCTGGTGCTGCTGCAGCTGATCGGCCTTTCATAACGTCCATGTGGGAAGCCGCGAAGGCCTGGGCCCGGTCGATCAAGCGGGACGTCGTCGCGATATGGCTGGCAGCGCGCGACCCGCGCATGCCCTGGTACGCGAAGGCGATCGCCGCCGCTGTCGCCGCCTATGCGCTGAGCCCGATCGATCTCATCCCGGATTTCATTCCGGTGCTGGGATATCTGGACGATCTCGTCATCGTCCCGCTCGGGATCCTGCTCGTGATTCGCCTGATACCGGCCGAGGTGATGGCCGAGTTCCGCCGAGAGGCCGAGCGCGCATCGAGCGGCCGGCCAGCCGCGTCGCGGCCGCCGCGATCTGGCTGGTCGCCGCCGGACTGATCCTCCGGTGGTCCTGGCCGCATCTCGCCGGATGAGCCGGGCGCAGCGGCGAAGGACATTCCTGCCGAGGGTTAGAACCCCGCCTGGATCTTCTCATAGTCGCGGTTGATGGCCTGCTCGAGTTCCGGCTGTTGCGGCCCTGCGAACTTGCCACGCGCCAGAATCTCCATCGGCTGCTTGGAGAGGCCACGCGCCACCAGGTCTTCCTCGGCAACGCCGTCGAAGCTCTTCTGGTTCGCATGGCCGTAACCAAACTCTTCGATGAGATACTTGCCGGCGCGGGGATCGATCATGGCGTCGATCAGATCGAGCGCCTTGTCGGGATGCGGCGCCTTCTTCAGCAGCACCAACCCGCAGCACCAGGTGAGAGCGCCCTCCTTCGGGTTAGCGAACTTCACCTTCACGCCCTGCTTCGTCAGGCCCAGCGGCGACTGGTTCCAGGTCATCGCCGCCACCACCTCGCCCGAAGCCAGCGCCTGCTCGACCTGGGTCGAATCGGAAGAATAGAAACGCAGAAGCGGGCGCTGCTTCACCAGAAGCGGATGCACCTTGTCGATGTCCGCCTGCGTGACCTCTTTCAGCACATCGACGCCGGCATAGATCGCGGCGCACCACCAAGCATCTTCGGCCGCCGCCATGGTGCCGAGCTTGCCCTTGTAGCGCTCGTCCCAGAGTAGGCCCCAGGATTCCTCCTGGCCTTGCAGATCGATCAGATCGGTGCGGTAGGTGATCGAGGTCTGGCCCCAATCGAACGGGATGAACCATTGCTGACCATCGGCGGTCGTGGTGGGCAAGGTCTTGAGCGGCGCGAACAGGTCGCCCCAGTTCGAGAGCTTGGTCGTATCGATGGGCGCCAGCATGCCGGCCTCGCGCCAGCGCCGGGTCATGGTGCTGCAGGGATGGGTCACATCGGCGATGAAGCCGCTGCGCAGCTTCTGCAGCGCCTCCTCGTTGTCGCCGAACACCGGTGTCTCCGGCGGCGCCCCATGCTTCTCGACATAAGCAGGAAAGAGATCGGGCGTGTTGTAGTCGGACCAGGTATAATAGATCACCTCGTCCGCCGCCGCAGCGCGGCGCGGCAGCATGGGAATCGTCACCATCGCCAGCCCGGCGGCCGCCAGAGCCTTGCCGAAGGCACGGCGATTCAGTCCGCGGGCCGTCAGCGTCTCCAGAAATGTCCGATCGCTCATGCTGTCCTCCCAAGATGGCTGTTGTCGATAGCGGGGGCGTGGCGCATAGGAGCGCGCAACGCCAATCTTAGCCCAGCCCCTACCGGGCGGAGCAAGCCCGGTGATCATGGCGGTGATGGTGGCCGCTAGGTCTTCTTCGCCGCGTCCTGCAACGCCTTGACGCCCGGCAGCGTCTTGCCTTCGAGCCATTCGAGGAAGGCACCGCCGGCGGTCGAGACATAGGTCAGCGCATTGACCACGCCGGCCTTGCCGAGGGCGGCGACCGTGTCGCCGCCGCCCGCGACCGAGAGCAGCCGTCCCTGGCGCGTCAGCTCGGCGACCTTCAGGGCGAGGCGCGTGGTCCCTTCGTCGAAGGGCGCCGTCTCGAACGCGCCCAGCGGCCCGTTCCAGACCAGCGTGCGGCAGCCTTCGAGGCGCCGGGCGATCGCATCGGCGGTGCGCGGGCCCACATCGAGGATCATCTGATCGGCCGGCACGGCGTCGATGTCGACGACATGGCTGTCAATGCCGGGCTCGAGCTTCGCCGCCACCGTCGCATCCTCCGGCAGGAGAATGTCGCAGCCGGCATCGCGCGCCTTCTTCAGCACGGCGCGCGCGGTCTCGGCCATGTCGCGCTCGGCGAGCGACTTGCCGATCGCCATGCCATTGGCGAAGAGGAAGGTGTTGGCCATGCCGCCGCCGATCACGAGCAGGTCGACCTTCTGCACCAGGTTGCCGAGGAGATCGAGCTTGGTCGAGACCTTGGCGCCGCCCACGATCGCGGCCACCGGGCGCTGCGGCGTTTCGAGCGCCTTGGTCAGGTGATCGAGCTCGGCCTGCATCAGGAGGCCGGCCGCGGCCGGCAGCAGATGCGCGATCCCCTCGGTCGAGGCATGGGCGCGATGGGCGCAGGAGAAGGCGTCGTTCACATAGAGATCGCCGAGCCGGGCGAGGGCCTTGGTGAAATCCGGATCGTTCTTCTCCTCGCCGGAATGGAAGCGGAGATTCTCGAGCAGCAGCACCTCGCCGTTCTTCAGGGCCGCGACCGCCTTCTCGGCGACGGGCCCGACGCAATCCTCGGCGAAGCCCACCTTGCGGCCGCCCAGCGCGGCGCCCAGGGCCTCGGCGATCGGGCGCAGCGACATCGACTCCACGCGCTTGCCGTCGGGCCGGCCGAAATGGGAGAGGATGATCACCTTGGCGGCGCGATCGATCAGGGCCTGGACCGTGGCCGAGGAGCGATCGATGCGGGTCGGATCGGTCACGCGGCCGTCCTTGACCGGCACATTGAGATCGAGGCGCAGCAGCACGCGTTTGCCGGCGACGTCGAGCTGATCGAGGGTGCGGAATTGAGCCATCGCGGGGGAAATCTCGCGTCTGTTGGGGGGCGCTGGCGGGACGGGGACCGGGATCGGGCCGGTGCCGGCGGCGGTGAGCGGCGGCATCATTCCCAAGGCGGCCGACAAATGCAATTGTGCCAGAACAGCTATACCAGAACAGCCTCGCGGAACGGGATCGGGGCCTGGACATCACGGGGCTGAGGGGAACTTTCGAATGGCCTACCAGACTGCCCTGATCACGGGCGCGTCCAGTGGAATCGGCGAGGCGATCGCGCGGGCCCTGCCGCCTTCCACCAACCTGCTGCTGACGGGCCGCGACCGGCCGAGGCTGCAGGCCCTCGCGGATTCCCTCGCCAGCAATGGCCGCTCGGTCGAACTGCAAACGGCCGATATCGGGACGGACGAGGGACTGAGCCGCCTGGTCGAGTGGGCCGAGCCCTATGAGCCCGATCTCCTGGTCAACAATGCCGGCTTCGGGCGCTTCGGCAACGCGCTTGCCGAGGCCGAGCCCGGCGAAAACGACGAAAGCATCGTCAAGGTCAATGTCCTGGCGCCGGTCACCCTCACCCGCGCCCTTGCCCCGGGCATGCTGAAGCGCGCTCGGGCGAACGGTCACCGCGCCGGTCTGATCTATGTGGCGAGCACGGTCGCGTTCTTCCCCATGCCCTATCTGGCGACCTATGCCGCCAGCAAGCATTTCCTGCGCGCCTATGTCGAGGCGATCGCGAACGAGCTGCGCCGCGAGCCGGTCGATCTCCTGGCGGTCTGTCCCGGCGTGACCCGGACGGCCTGGCTCGAGCGTGCCAACATGCCGGTCCCGCGCTTTGCCAGGATCGACGAGCCGGGGGATGTGGCGCGCGTGGCACTGGCCGCGATCGGCCGGCGCCCGGTGCAGATGGTGGGCTCGCAAGGCCATCTCGCCGCCTGTTTCGCCCGCTTCCTGCCGCGCCGGTTCGTGGTGGCGATGATGGGCCGGATGGCCGAAAACTGGGGCTGAGGCCCGCCGGCAGGCCGGCCGCCACCCTGTAGTATTCTGATATTATTATAAAATATGGATCTCCCCGCGGCGCCAAGGTCGATCAACCCTGGCGGCCCGATAGATTGCATTTAAGGAAAGCTTTTACGGCCTAGGCGCAAGGATGGACGGTTGCCACATTAGGGGCGGTGGGGCGCCGAGTCGTTTGGACCGGCGCCGCCCCACCACGGGACCTTTCCAGATCATGGCCACACCCGCATGACCGCTTCTCTGGTCTCGCCGCAAGCCGAGCCGGCGCCTCGCTGGCTCGCGAGCTATCCCGCGGATGTGGACTGGAATGCCGTGATCGAGCCGAAGCCGGTCTATGCGCTGCTCGATCATGCGGTCGCCACCTGGCCCCACCGCGTGGCGCTCGATTTCATGGGCCGTCGCACCCTCTATGCCGAGCTCGGCCGCCAGGTCGATCATGCCGCGAAGGGCCTCTCGGCCCTGGGCCTGGGGCCCGGCATGAAGCTCGGGCTCTTCCTGCCGAACTGCCCCTATTTCGTGGTGCTCTATTTCGCGGCGCTCAAGACCGGCGCCACGGTCGTCAACTACAATCCGCTCTATACGCCGCCCGAGGTGACGCGCCAGATCGAGGATTCCGAGACCGACATGATGGCGACCCTCGACTTGGCGCAGCTCTACAACAAGCTGGACCCGCTCCTCGCCAGCACGCGCCTCAAGCGGCTCATCGTCTGCTCGATGGCGGAGATCCTGCCCGCGCCCAAGCGCTGGCTCTATCAGATCGCGATGCGCCGCACGCTGGTGGATTGCCCGCGCGACGACCGCCATATCCGCTTCTCCGACCTGATCGCCAATGAGGGCGGGTTCGTCCCGCCGCCGATCGATCCGCTCCGGCAATTGGCCTTGCTGCAATATACCGGCGGCACGACCGGCATTCCGAAGGGCGCGATGCTGACCCATTCGAATGTCTATACCAACGCCGAGCAATGCCGCCTCTGGTTCCCGGTCGGCAATGGCGACAAGCCCGAGCAGGAGATCATGCTGGGCGTGCTGCCGCTGTTCCATGTCTTCGCCATGACCGTGGTGATGAATTGGAGCATCCGGGTCGGCGCCGAGATCGTGCTGCTGCCGCGCTTCGAGATGAAGGGCATGATGCAGACGATCACCAAGCGCAAGCCGACCGTCTTCGCCGGCGTGCCGACCCTGTTCAACGCGATCATCAACAATCCCAAGATCGCCAGCTACAAGATGGACTCGCTGCGTTTCTGCATCTCCGGCGGCGCGCCCCTGCCCGACGAGGTGCGCGCGCGGTTCGAGGGCATGACCCATGCCAAGCTGGTCGAGGGCTACGGCCTGTCCGAGACGTCGCCCGTCGTCTGCTGCAACCCGCCCTTCAGCGGCGGACGCCCCGGCTCGGTCGGGCTGCCCTATCCGAGAACCATCATCGAGATCCGGGACGCCGAACCGCCGCATCGGCTCCTGCCGCAGGGCGAGCGCGGCGAGATCTGCGTGCGCGGGCCGCAGGTGATGGCGGGCTATTGGAAGCGGCCGGACGAGACCGCGGCCAACACGGTCGACGGGGCCTTCCGCACCGGCGATGTCGGCTATATCGACACGGACGGCTATGTCTTCATCACCGACCGTCTCAAGGACATGATCAATGCCAGCGGCTACAAGGTCTATCCGCGCCTGATCGAGGAAGCGATCTATCGCCATCCCGATGTCGCGGATTGCGCCGTGATCGGCATGCCCGACCCCTATCGCGGCCAGACCGTGAAGGCTGTGATCGTGGCCAAGCCCGGCAAGACACTGACGGACAAGATCCTCATCGCGTTCCTCGCCGACAAGCTGTCGCCGATCGAGATGCCGACCGCCTTCGAGTTCCGCAGCTCCCTGCCCAAGACCGCCGTCGGCAAGATCGACAAGAAGGTCCTTCAAGCCGAGGCCACCGCCGAAAGGAAATCCGCATGACCCGCTCCGCCGTCATCGTCGGTTATGCCCGCACGCCCTTCCATTTCGCGCATAAGGGCGCGCTCGCCAGGGTGCGGCCGGACGATCTCGCCGCCACCGCGGTGAAGGCGCTCCTCCAGCGCACCGGCGTTCCCGCCGCCGATATCGAGGATCTGCAGATGGGCTGCGCCTTCCCCGAAGGCGAGCAGGGTTTCAACGTCGCGCGCCTCGTGGTGCTGCTCGCGGGCCTGCCGCAGAGCGTCGCCGGCGCCACGGTCAACCGCTTCTGCGGCTCCTCGATGCAGGGCATCCACACGGCGGCCGGCTCGATCGCCATGGGAGCGGGCGACGTCTTCATCTGCGCCGGCGTCGAATCGATGAGCCGCGTGCCGATGATGGGCTTCAACCCGATGCCCAACCCGGTTCTCGCGGACAAGGTGCCCGGCGCCTATATGGCGATGGGCATCACGGCCGAGAATCTGGTGCGGAAATACAAGATCGGCCGCGACCGCCAGGACGCCTTCTCGCTCTCCAGCCAGCAGAAGGCGAGCGCGGCGCAGGCCGCGGGCAAGCTCGATGCCGAGATCGTCCCGGTCGGCTCCGGCAACGACATCGTCGCCAAGGACGGCTGCATCCGCCCCGACAGCACGCTCGAAGGCCTCAAGGGCCTGAAGCCGGTGTTCGAGGCCGATGGCAGCGTCACCGCCGGCAGTTCCTCGCCTTTGACCGACGGCGCCTCGGCCGTGATGGTGACCTCGGAAGAATATGCCAAGGCCCATGGGCTGAAGATCCTGGCCCGCATCAAGAGCATCAGCGTCGCCGGTTGCGCACCGGAGATCATGGGCATCGGCCCGGTCGCCGCGACGAAGAAGGCGCTCGACCGCGCCAAGCTCAAGGTCGGCGATATCGATGTGATCGAGCTCAACGAGGCCTTCGCGGTGCAGGCGCTGGCCTGCGCCGACGAGCTCAAGCTCGACCTCGCCAAGACCAATATCGATGGCGGCGCCATCGCACTCGGCCATCCGCTGGGCGCCACGGGCGCGCGCATCACCGGCAAGGCCGCGCAGATCATGGCGCGCGAGGGCAAGAAATTCGCGCTCGCCACCCAATGCATCGGCGGCGGCCAGGGCATCGCCACCATCCTCGAGGCGGTCTGATCCATGGCGCCGCGCAAACCCGGCCAACCGGCCGAGCTTTCGATCCGCAAGGCGGCCGTCATCGGTGCCGGCGTGATGGGCAGCGGCATCGCCGCCCAGATCGCCAATGCCGGCGTCCCCGTGCTGCTGCTCGACATCGTGCCGAAGGACAAGGACGGCAAGCCGGCATCCGACCGCAGCGTCATCGCCAAGGGCGCGATCGAGAAGCTGCTCAAGACCGACCCGGCACCCCTGATGCTGCCGGCCAACGCCGCCCTCATCACGCCCGGCAACACCGAGGACGATCTGGGCCTCCTCGCAGATGTCGATTGGGTGGTCGAGGCGGTGCTCGAAAATCCCGAGATCAAGCGCTCGCTCTATCAGAAGATCGAGCCCTTGCGCAAAAAGGGCTCGGTGATCTCCTCCAACACTTCGACGATTCCGCTGGCGACGCTGATCGAGGGCATGCCCGAGAGCTTCGCGCGCGATTTCGTCATCACGCATTTCTTCAATCCGCCGCGCTATATGCGCCTCCTGGAGATCGTGTCGGGGCCGAAGACCAATCCCGATTCGCTGGCGGTGATCGAGGAGTTCGGCGACCGCGCGCTGGGCAAGGGCGTGGTGCGCTGCAAGGACACGCCGGGCTTCATCGCCAACCGCATCGGCGTCTATTGGATGCAGGCCGCGGTGACGGCGGCGCTCGATCTGGGGCTGACGGTCGAAGAGGCCGATGCCGTGATGGGCAAGCCGCTCGGCATTCCCAAGACCGGCGTGTTCGGCCTGCTCGACCTGACGGGCCTCGATCTCCAGCCGCATGTCGACAGCGCCATGGCGAAGTCGCTGCCCAAGGGCGACGACTATCTGCGCATCCGGCGCGACTTCCCCTTGATGACGAAGCTGATCGCCGACGGCTATACCGGCCGCAAGGGCAAGGGCGGCTTCTATCGCATGCAGCGCGACGAGCATGGCGGCAAGACGCTCGAAGCCATCAATCTCAAGACCGGCGAGTTCAAGCCCAAGATCGAGGCGCGGCTCGAGAGCGTCGAGGCCGGGCGCCAGGGCCTGCGCGCGGTGGTCGAGCATCCCGATCGCGGCGGGCAATATGCGTGGAAGGTGCTCTCGCAGCTCCTGCCCTACACCGCCTCGCTGGTGCCTGAGATCGCCGACGATATCGTCGCGGTCGATCGCGCCATGCAGATGGGCTATGCCTGGAAATGGGGCCCGTTCGAGCTGATCGACCGCATGGGCGCCGACTGGTTCGCCAAGCGCCTCGCGGCCGAAGGCAAGACGGTGCCGCCGCTTCTGGCCGCGGCCGCCAAGGCCGGCGGCTTCTACAAGATCGACGGCGGCAAGCTGCTCTATCTCGGCACCGACGGGAAACATCACCCGGTCGAGCGCCCCGAGGGCGTGCTGCTGCTGGAAGATATCAAGCGCGCGAGTCAGCCGGTGGCCGAGAACAGCTCGGCCAGCCTGTGGGATATCGGCGACGGCGTCGTCTGTCTCGAGTTCCACAGCAAGATGAACGCGCTCGACGACCAGATCCTGGGCCTGCTCAAGCAGTCGATCGGCATGGTCGCCAAGAAATACAAGGCGCTGGTGATCTATAACGAGGCCGAGCAGTTCTCGGTCGGCGCCAATCTGGGCTTGGCCTTGTTCGGCGCCAATATCGGCATGTGGCCGCTGATCGAGAATCTGGTGAGCGAAGGCCTCGCCACCCTGAAGGCGCTGAAATACGCGCCCTTCCCCTCGGTCGCGGCGCCGGCCGGCCTGGCGCTCGGCGGCGGCTGCGAGATCACGCTCCATGCGCGCGCCGTCGTCGCCCATGCCGAGAGCTATATCGGCCTGGTCGAGGTCGGTGTCGGCCTCATCCCCGGCTGGGGCGGCGCCAACGAGCTGCTCGAGCGCTACACCGTCGAGAAGGGCCGTCCCGGCGGACCGATGCCGCCCGTGACCAAGGCCTTCGAGACGATCTCGATGGCCAAGGTCTCCAAATCCGCGGCCGAGGCGCGCGAGCTGGGCTTCCTCCGCCCCACCGACGAGATCGTGATGAACCGCGAGCGGCTGCTGGCGGCGGCCAAGGCCCGCGCCTTGTCGATGGTCGCCGACTACAAGCCGCCGGAGGTTCCGGTCTTCACGCTCCCCGGCGCCACCGGCCGCACGGCGATCCGCCTCGCGGTCGACAATTTCGTCGCGGCCGGCAAGGCCATGCCGCATGACCGCGTCGTCGCCGAGGCGCTCGCCGATCTCCTCACCGGCGGCAAGGATGCCGATATCGAGGTCAAGACCGAGGAAGAGACCCTGCGCAAGCTCGCGGCCAAGGGCTTCATGAGCCTCATGCACACGGAGCCGACGCTCCAGCGCATGGAGCACATGCTCGAGACCGGCAAGCCGCTGCGGAATTGACGACGTGAGTTGCGAAATCGCGTCATCCCCCTCCCTAGCCCTCCCCCTCGAGGGGGGAGGGGACAGGCTTGCGACTCTTATCCCCTCCCCCGGCACGGGGGAGGGCCAGGGAGGGGGCTGCTCGGTGGTTCCACAGCGAAAAGTTCGCCTCTAGAGGAGCGCCTTCATGCCCGCTTACAAAGCCCCGCTTCGCGATATCCGCTTCGTGCTGCATGAGCTGCTGGACGACAGCAAGCTGACCGTGCTGCCGGGCTATGCCGAGGCGACGCCCGAGCTGGTCGACAGCGTGCTCGATGCCGCGGCCAGCTTCTGCGAGGAGCAGCTGGTGCCGCTGAACCGTCCCGGCGACGAGATCGGCTCGCAGCTCGCCAACGGCGTCGTGACGACGCCGCCCGGATTCAAGGAGGCCTACAAGGCTTTTGCGGAGGGTGGCTGGATCTCGCTCGCGAGCGATCCCGAATATGGCGGACAGGGCCTGCCCAAGCTGGTGAGCTTCGCGGTCGAGGAGATCATCTGCTCGGCCAATCTCTCCTTCGGCATGTTCCCCGGCCTCTCGAACGGCGCCTATAACGCGCTGGCGCTGCATGGCTCGGACGAGCTCAAGAGCTTCTATCTGCCCAAGCTCACCACCGGCGAATGGTCCGGTACCATGTGCCTGACCGAGCCGCAATGCGGCACCGATCTGGGCCTCGTGCGCACCAAGGCCGAGCCGCAGAGCGACGGCAGCTTCAAGATCACCGGCAACAAGATATTCATCTCGGCCGGCGAGCACGACCTCACCGACA
The nucleotide sequence above comes from Hypericibacter terrae. Encoded proteins:
- a CDS encoding PQQ-dependent sugar dehydrogenase yields the protein MTPADSPISIGAGFRALCLATGLTLSGAAFAASPSEPPGTHIQLDPSTLPAPDATEAVGNFSELVTASDHPPFQLPPGFAVNLFAKGFDRARWLAIAPDGAVLLSEGRDGQITRIVDSDGDGVADSSRILAAGFHGPHGMAFHDGMLYVADIEGIWKLPYQPEGTLTKPSRTRITAKGAFGEGQGHWTRNLVFSPDGSRIYVAIGSESNVAVEPLPRASIQSFAADGSDQKTVATGIRNPVGLAFYPGSHDLYAVVNERDGLGDGLVPDYLTRIQEGADYGWPYFYIGNHRQPDIEIPAGVSGDKVTEPDLLFRSHSAPLGLVFYDGKQFPAEYRGDAFVALHGSWNAGKPQGYMVVRVPFANGRPKGWYEPFLTGFWIGGNDPPKVFGRPVGLVVAPDGSLLVADDASQSIWRISWKGVDPE
- a CDS encoding AzlC family ABC transporter permease: MAPSRKTLPTAFASRRAAFIGGMRESASTPALVLGASFLGFGSLCRQSDWTLPMSLASTTTGWALPGQITLIELYGVGASAAAILLAVWLSGLRLLPMTLSLMPFLRHPGTPRWRYFLAAHFIAITGWANGMQRCPVLPSDQRLPFFIGFGLVLWSFSLVATAGGFFMVEWLPATVGLGLLFLNPIYFLLVFSVDLAQRARALPLILGAIAGPLFHLLSPNWSLLLTGLVAGSASFLLEKPVARWIEARKTMRATS
- a CDS encoding AzlD domain-containing protein, with translation MSDNAIWLLIAGAFVVTYMWRGLGVALGGGLSLDGPLFRWIAAVAYAMLAGLIARMILLPLGALSATPIAERLLAAGIALAVFYFSRRNMLLAVFSGAAALVLLQLIGLS
- a CDS encoding ABC transporter substrate-binding protein, with translation MSDRTFLETLTARGLNRRAFGKALAAAGLAMVTIPMLPRRAAAADEVIYYTWSDYNTPDLFPAYVEKHGAPPETPVFGDNEEALQKLRSGFIADVTHPCSTMTRRWREAGMLAPIDTTKLSNWGDLFAPLKTLPTTTADGQQWFIPFDWGQTSITYRTDLIDLQGQEESWGLLWDERYKGKLGTMAAAEDAWWCAAIYAGVDVLKEVTQADIDKVHPLLVKQRPLLRFYSSDSTQVEQALASGEVVAAMTWNQSPLGLTKQGVKVKFANPKEGALTWCCGLVLLKKAPHPDKALDLIDAMIDPRAGKYLIEEFGYGHANQKSFDGVAEEDLVARGLSKQPMEILARGKFAGPQQPELEQAINRDYEKIQAGF
- a CDS encoding phosphoglycerate kinase — protein: MAQFRTLDQLDVAGKRVLLRLDLNVPVKDGRVTDPTRIDRSSATVQALIDRAAKVIILSHFGRPDGKRVESMSLRPIAEALGAALGGRKVGFAEDCVGPVAEKAVAALKNGEVLLLENLRFHSGEEKNDPDFTKALARLGDLYVNDAFSCAHRAHASTEGIAHLLPAAAGLLMQAELDHLTKALETPQRPVAAIVGGAKVSTKLDLLGNLVQKVDLLVIGGGMANTFLFANGMAIGKSLAERDMAETARAVLKKARDAGCDILLPEDATVAAKLEPGIDSHVVDIDAVPADQMILDVGPRTADAIARRLEGCRTLVWNGPLGAFETAPFDEGTTRLALKVAELTRQGRLLSVAGGGDTVAALGKAGVVNALTYVSTAGGAFLEWLEGKTLPGVKALQDAAKKT
- a CDS encoding SDR family NAD(P)-dependent oxidoreductase; the encoded protein is MAYQTALITGASSGIGEAIARALPPSTNLLLTGRDRPRLQALADSLASNGRSVELQTADIGTDEGLSRLVEWAEPYEPDLLVNNAGFGRFGNALAEAEPGENDESIVKVNVLAPVTLTRALAPGMLKRARANGHRAGLIYVASTVAFFPMPYLATYAASKHFLRAYVEAIANELRREPVDLLAVCPGVTRTAWLERANMPVPRFARIDEPGDVARVALAAIGRRPVQMVGSQGHLAACFARFLPRRFVVAMMGRMAENWG
- a CDS encoding long-chain-fatty-acid--CoA ligase, which produces MTASLVSPQAEPAPRWLASYPADVDWNAVIEPKPVYALLDHAVATWPHRVALDFMGRRTLYAELGRQVDHAAKGLSALGLGPGMKLGLFLPNCPYFVVLYFAALKTGATVVNYNPLYTPPEVTRQIEDSETDMMATLDLAQLYNKLDPLLASTRLKRLIVCSMAEILPAPKRWLYQIAMRRTLVDCPRDDRHIRFSDLIANEGGFVPPPIDPLRQLALLQYTGGTTGIPKGAMLTHSNVYTNAEQCRLWFPVGNGDKPEQEIMLGVLPLFHVFAMTVVMNWSIRVGAEIVLLPRFEMKGMMQTITKRKPTVFAGVPTLFNAIINNPKIASYKMDSLRFCISGGAPLPDEVRARFEGMTHAKLVEGYGLSETSPVVCCNPPFSGGRPGSVGLPYPRTIIEIRDAEPPHRLLPQGERGEICVRGPQVMAGYWKRPDETAANTVDGAFRTGDVGYIDTDGYVFITDRLKDMINASGYKVYPRLIEEAIYRHPDVADCAVIGMPDPYRGQTVKAVIVAKPGKTLTDKILIAFLADKLSPIEMPTAFEFRSSLPKTAVGKIDKKVLQAEATAERKSA
- a CDS encoding thiolase family protein, which produces MTRSAVIVGYARTPFHFAHKGALARVRPDDLAATAVKALLQRTGVPAADIEDLQMGCAFPEGEQGFNVARLVVLLAGLPQSVAGATVNRFCGSSMQGIHTAAGSIAMGAGDVFICAGVESMSRVPMMGFNPMPNPVLADKVPGAYMAMGITAENLVRKYKIGRDRQDAFSLSSQQKASAAQAAGKLDAEIVPVGSGNDIVAKDGCIRPDSTLEGLKGLKPVFEADGSVTAGSSSPLTDGASAVMVTSEEYAKAHGLKILARIKSISVAGCAPEIMGIGPVAATKKALDRAKLKVGDIDVIELNEAFAVQALACADELKLDLAKTNIDGGAIALGHPLGATGARITGKAAQIMAREGKKFALATQCIGGGQGIATILEAV